A window of Variovorax paradoxus genomic DNA:
GCTTTCGCGCTGGCGCTCGATCTGCTGCGCGATCTGCGCGGGCGTGCTCAGCGTGTCCCACATCGTGTCGATCTTGTTGAGCACCACGAAGCGGGTGTTGTTGCCCTCGTCTTCGGTGATGAGGTGCTCGCGCCAGATCGAGAGGTCGGAGCGCGTCACGCCGGTCTCGGCGCCCAGGATGAAAACGACCGCGTGCGCCTGAGGAATCAGGCTCACGGTGAGTTCAGGCTCGGCGCCGATCGCGTTCAGGCCCGGGGTGTCCAGAATGACCAACCCCTGCTCCAGCAGCGGGTGCGGCATGTTGAGCACCGCGTGACGCCAGCGCGGGATTTCGACGCGGCCCTCGGCGTCCTGCACCGGGTTGTCGTCGGGCGTCTCGTCGTCCCAGAAGCCCAGCGTGCGGGCCTCGTCCTTGGCGACCCAGCGCACCTCGGCCACCTTGCCCATGGCCTGCGCCAACTGCTCGGCGTCATTCACGTCGATGGCGATCTCGGTCCAGCGCGTGGGCTTCTCGCGCCAGTGGGCGAGCGAGTGGGGCTCCAGGCGGGTCTCGATGGGCAGCAGCCGCAGCTTGGGCGCAAGCGCCGGGTCGTAGCCCAGCTCGGTCGGGCACATCGTGGTGCGGCCGGCGCTCGCGGGCATGATGCGCCGCCCGTAGCCGGCAAAGAAGATGGCGTTGATCAGCTCCGACTTGCCGCGCGAGAACTCCGCGACGAACGCGACCATGACCTTGCTGGTGCGGATCTGCGTCTCGAGCCCGCGCAGCCGCTCGGCCACCGCCTGGTCGAGCAGCTCGTTCTCGGTCAGCCAGCGGGACAGCCACTGCAGCCGGCGGGCGAAATTGCTTCGCCAGGCGCCGTGCTGATCGAGTTGTTGATTGAAGGAGCGGCTCAAGAGGAAGATGTAAAAAAGAGCTTACAAATATAGCATCGGGAGGCGCGCAACAACCGTTTCCGGAGTATTTCGCTCAATGAGTGCTGCCGCTATTTCTGGCAGTTGGGACAGTAATAGGTGGAGCGCTGCCCCTGGCGCAACAGCCGGATGGGCGTTGCGCAGACCCGACACGGCTCGCCCGCACGGCCATAGACAGTCGCTTCGAGCTGGAAATAGCCGTTCTGGCCGTCGATGTTCGAGAAGTCGCGCAGCGTGCTGCCGCCCTTTTCCACCGCCCTGGCAAGAATCTCTCGCACCGCCGCATGCAGCTTCGCGGCGCGCGGCCGACTGATGCGCGCGGCCGACAGCGTCGGCCGGATGCCGGCCTGGAACAGCGCCTCCGACGCATAGATGTTGCCCACGCCCACCACCACGTCGCCCGCCAGCAGCACCTGTTTGACGGCGGTCTTGCGCTTCTTCAGGCCGGCGTGGAAGACGTCGAGATCGAAATCTTCGCCCAGCGGCTCCATGCCCAGGCCGCCGAGCAGCTTGATGGCCCAGGGGGCGTCTTCGTTTTCCACGTAGACGACGGCACCGAAGCGTCGCGGGTCGTTCAGCCGCAGGGTGCCCAGGTCGGTCACGAGGTCGAAATGGTCGTGCGCGCCGGGCGGCGGCAGCACTGCGTCGAAGCGCAGGCTGCCCGACATGCCCAGGTGCAGCAGCAGGATGCCGCGGTCGAGGTCGATCAGCAGGTATTTGCCGCGCCGGCGCACCTGGAGCACACGGCGCCCGACCAGCGCTTCAGGCAGCACCATCAGCGCCCAGCGCAGGGGTTTTCCGATGCGTACCGCGTCGATGCGCGCGCCGGCAATGCGGTCGGCAATGCCGCGCCGGGTGACTTCGACTTCGGGTAATTCAGGCATGAAAAGTAAATCTCCGGCAAATGCCGACGGCGACGAAGCCCCACGCGGCGCACGTTCAAAAGGCTGGATTATTATGGTCGGATGAACCTTCCGCCCCGCCGACACCGCCTTGCGGCGGCCGCGTCTCTCGTCTTGCTGGCCTGTGCCGTTCACGCGCAAACCAACGATCCGGCAGCCCCCGACAGCCCCGCCCCCGTCATCGAGCGATCCGCACCGCCGAAGCCCGCGGCAAAGCCCCGGGCCGTCGTCGCCAAGGCCGCCACTGCCGCCGAGCCCACGCCGCAGCCGTCGGCACTGACCGCGGACCTGTTCTACGAAATCCTGATGGGCGAGTTGACGACCCGCTCAGGCGACCCCGGCTCCGGCTACGCGCTGGTGCTCGACGCTGCGCGCCGGCTGCGCGACGGCAAGCTGTTCCAGCGCGCGGTCGAGATCGCCCTTCAATCGCGTTCCGGCGACGCGGCGCTGGCCGCGGCCCGTGCCTGGCAAGAAACATTGCCCACCTCGCGCGACGCCCGGCGCATCGAACTGCAGATCCTGATCGCGCTCAACCGCATCAGCGAAACGACCGACCTGCTGCGCGCCGAAGTGGCCGCCACATCGCAGGTCGAACGCCCGCTGCTCATGGCCGTGATCGCCCGCAACTACTCGCGCGCCTCGGACAAGAAGCTGGCCGCCTCGGTGGTCGAGCAGGCCCTGTCGGACGAACTCAAGAACCCGACCACCGGCGCGTTGGCATGGGCCACCGTGGGGCGGCTTCGCCTGAACGCGGGCGATGCCTCCGGCGCGCTGGAAGCCGCGCGCAGGGGCCAGGAACTCGATCCCTCCTCCGACGCCCCGGCCGCGCTGGCACTCGAGATGATCGACCCCGGCCAGCCGCTGGCCGAGCCCATCGTCACCCGCTACCTGAACAACAACCCCAAGGCCACGCCCGACCTGCGCATTGCCTATGCACGCGTGCTGGTCGAGAACCGCCGCTTCCCCGACGCGACCGCGCAACTCCAGGCGCTCACCGCCGCACGGCCCGAGCTGGCCGAACCCTGGCTGCTGCTCGGCAGCCTGCAGATGCAGGCCAAGCAGGATGCCGCCGCCGAGGCCTCGCTCAAGCGCTTCATCGAACTCTCGGGCAACCAGAGCAAGGACGCGGGCGATGTGGTGGACCGTCGCCGCAGCGTGTCGCAGGCGTACTTCGCGCTGTCGCAGCTGGCCGAGCGCCGCAAGGATTTCGCGGCAGCCGAGCGTTGGCTGTCGCGCGTGACCGGCACGGATGAAATCGTCGCCGCGCAAACCCGTCGCGCGGCCCTGCTCGCACGCCAGGGCAAGCTGCCGCAGGCGCGCGAACTCATCCGCTCCCTGCCCGAACGCACAGCCGACGACAAGAAGCAGAAATTCCTCGCCGAAGTACAGCTGCTGCGCGATGCCAAGCAATACCAGGCCGCCTACGACATGCTGGCCCAGGCCTCCGCCGCCGCGCCGGACGACGCCGACCTCGTCTACGACCAGGCCATGGTCGCCGAGCGGCTCAATCGCCTCGACGACATGGAGCGCCTGCTGCGCCGGCTCATCGAGCTCAAGCCCGACAACCAGAATGCGTACAACGCGCTGGGCTACTCGCTGGCCGATCGCAAGATCCGTCTCGACGAGGCACGCACGCTGATCCAGAAGGCAGTGCAGCTGGCGCCGGACGATCCGTTCATCGCTGACAGCCTGGGCTGGGTCGAATTCCGCCTCGGCAACACGAACGAGGCCATCCGCATCCTCGAAGCCGCCTACACCACACGGCCCGATCCCGAGATCGGCGCGCACTTCGGTGAAGTGCTGTGGAGCTCCGGCCAGAAAGACCGCGCGGTCACCATCTGGAAGGAATCCCTGCTGAGCGACTCCGAGAACGAAACGCTGCAGGAAACGCTCAAGCGCCTGCGCGTGAAGCCCTGAACATGAGACTGGCAGGGGCGCTTGCGCCGCAACAGATCGACCACGGGCGACGCGTGCTGCTGGCCGCAGGGGGCGCGGCGCTTCTTCTGGTGGCGGGCTGCGCTCAGCTGTCGGGCGGCGGCGCCTCGGCGCCCAAGACCTCGGACAGCTGGAGCGGCCGGATGTCGCTTCGCATCGAGAGCGAACCGGTGCAGACTTTTGCCGCGCTGTTCGAGCTGCGCGGCTCCGCCGATTCGGGCGATCTCACGCTCACCACCCCCATCGGCAGCACGCTCGCGCAACTGCACTGGTCGCCGGGCGAAGCACTGCTGAAGGACGGCAACAACACGCGGCGCTTCGACTCCGTCGACGCACTGATCGAAGCAGCCACCGGCGCGGCCATTCCGGTGGGCGCGCTGTTCGGCTGGCTCGCGGGCCGCAACGATCCCGTGCCCGGCTGGAAGCCCGACCTGGGGCAGCTCGCCAACGGCCGCCTGGCGGCGGTTCGCGAAGCGCCGAGCCCCCGGGCCGACCTGCGCATCGTGTTCGAGCGGTCATGAAGGCGATCTACGACCTTTCCGCGCCGGCCAAGCTCAACCTCTTCCTTCACATCACCGGCCGGCGCGACGACGGCTACCACCTGTTGCAATCGGTCTTCATGCTGATCGACTGGTGCGACACGCTGCATGTGGAATTGCGCCGCGACGGACAACTGAGCCGCGAAGACCTCACGACCGAATTGCCCGCCGACGACCTGGTCATTCGCGCGGCACGTGCACTGCAGGCGTTCGCCGCACCCGGCCAGGGCGCGCACATCGGCGTGGCCAAGCATGTGCCGGCGCAGGCGGGCATGGGCGGAGGCTCTTCGGACGCTGCCACCTGCCTGCTCGCGCTGAACCGCCTGTGGGGGCTGAACCTGCCTCTCTCGCGACTTGCCCACATCGGGCTGAAGCTCGGTGCGGATGTGCCTTTCTTTCTTGGCGGTCGCAATGCGTGGGTCGAGGGCGTCGGAGAGCAGCTGACACCGGTTACACTCCCTGCCGCACGTTTCGCGGTGGTCAAACCACCCGAAGGACTCGATACCCGATTAATTTTTTCAGCAACAGATCTTGAACGTTCAACTCCTGTTGCTATAATCACAGGCTTTGCTGCAGAGAGCGAATCGCTCGAAGCGACAAACCTGAAAAACTCGGTTCTGGGTGCTTCGGTTTTCGACTTCGGTCACAACGACCTGCAGCCGGTTGCCCAGCGACTTTGCCCCGCGGTCACCGACGCCATCGAATGGCTCGGAGCCCAAGGGTTGAAGGCACGGATGACCGGCTCCGGAAGTTCGGTGTTCGCGAAAATGCCGCAAGCGCCGCAGGAAGCGGAACTGCTGGAAGCCCCAAGGGGCTGGCAGGTTCGTAAATGCAGCAACCTGGAAGTTCATCCACTTTGGGGATGGGCAACCTGAAGATGATCGAACCGTTCATTCGGTTCGATGCGACATATATCGGTTGATGGTGAAAACCATCAACCCGTGTAGGGGAGTCGCCAAGCTGGTTAAGGCACTGGATTTTGATTCCAGCATGCAAAGGTTCGAATCCTTTCTCCCCTGCCAAATTTCAAAGACTGCGGCCAAATGGCCGCAGTCTTCATTTGCAGCCCACCCGCTGCAATAATCGGCGGCCCACCGGTCGCCACGCATCACAAACCTTTTGGCGGCTTCCTAAGCCAACTTGCACTGCCGGGACGCGCTCATGCAGGCTAATCACCCTGATTTCATGGTTTTCACCGGCAACGCCAATCCTGGCCTTGCCGCGGAAATCGCGCACAACCTCGGCACTTCGCTGGGCGCTGCCCGCGTAGGCCGCTTCTCGGACGGTGAAGTCACCGTCGAGATCAACCAGAACGTCCGTGCCCGCGACGTGTTCGTGGTGCAGTCGACCTGCGCCCCGACCAACGAAAACCTGATGGAACTGCTGATCATGGTCGACGCGCTCAAGCGCGCATCGGCCGAACGGATCAGCGCCGTGATTCCCTACTTCGGCTATGCCCGCCAGGACCGCCGCCCGCGCTCGAGCCGCGTGCCGATCTCGGCCAAGGTCGTGGCCAACCTGCTGGAAACCGTCGGCGTCGAGCGCGTGCTCACGATGGACCTGCACGCCGACCAGATCCAGGGCTTCTTCGACATTCCGGTCGACAACATCTACGCCTCGCCGGTGCTGCTCGGCGACCTGCGCGCCAAGAACTACGAAGACCTGATTGTGGTCTCGCCCGACGTCGGCGGCGTGGTCCGTGCCCGCGCGCTGGCCAAGCAACTGAACTGCGACCTCGCCATCATCGACAAGCGCCGCCCGAAGGCCAATGTCAGCGAAGTCATGAACGTGATCGGCGAGATCGACGGCCGCAACTGCGTGATCATGGACGACATGATCGACACCGCCGGCACGCTGGTCAAAGCAGCCGAAGTGCTGAAAGAGCGCGGCGCCAAGAGCGTCTACGCCTACTGCACGCACCCGATCTTCTCGGGCCCGGCCATCGAGCGCATCACGCAGGGTTCGGCCCTCGACGAAGTGGTCGTGACCAACACCATTCCCCTTTCCGACGGCGCCAATGCCTGCGGAAAGATCCGCCAGCTCTCCGTGGCACCGCTGATCGCCGAAACGATCCAGCGCATTGCCAAGGGCGAGTCGGTGATGAGTTTGTTCTCGGATCAGGACAACCTGTTCTGACCGGGGCATGAAGCGGGCCTCCTTCGCGGGAGGCCTTTTTGAACCGGAGTCGCACTGGTCGCGGTGGACTCTCACAGGAGCTAGATATGAAATTCGTCGCTTTTGAGCGCGCAAAGCAGGGCACGGGTGCGAGCCGCCGTCTCCGCATCTCGGGCAAGACCCCCGGCATCGTCTACGGTGGCGACACCCAGCCGCAACTGATCGAGATCGATCACAACGCGCTGTGGCACGCCCTCAAGAAGGAAGCCTTCCATGCGAGCGTGCTCGAGATGGAAATCGGCGGCGCCGTCAGCAAGGTTCTGCTGCGCGACGTGCAATACCACCCGTTCCGTCAGCTGGTGCAGCACGTCGACTTCCAGCGCGTCGATGCCAAGACCCGCATGACCATGAAGGTGCCCGTGCACTTCAAGGGTGAAGAAGAATCCGAAGCCGTCAAGATCGACCTGAACCTGGTCAATCACGTGACGACCGAACTCGAACTGAACTGCCTGCCGAGCGATCTGCCTGAGTTCATCGAAGTCGACCTGTCGGGCCTGAAGAAGAACGGCACCGTCACGCTGAAGGACATCAAGCTGCCCAAGGGCGTGAAGTGGGTCAGCCACGGCAAGGTCAACCCGGTGCTGGCTTCGGCCGTGTCGCCGGCGGCTGAAGAAGTCGACGCTCCCGCCGAAGGCGCTGCCGATGCAGCCGCCGCAGCCGCACCGGCCGGCAAGGGTGGCAAGGCTCCCGCCGCCAAGACCCCCGCCGCAAAGACTGCCAAGAAGTAAGCTTCTTTCACATTCGTTGCTGCAGAAGGCCCGCCTCGTGCGGGCCTTCTGCTTTTTCACGGCAGGATAATCCCGACCATGATCAAGTTGTTCGTCGGCCTCGGAAACCCGGGCCCTGAGTACGAAGCCACGCGGCACAACGCGGGCTTCTGGTGGATCGACGCCCTGGCGCGCGACTGGAAACTCAACCTCGTGCCCGAGCGCGGCTACCACGGCCTCGCGGCGCGCGCCAACATCGGCGGCCAGAGCATCTGGCTGCTGGAGCCGCAGACCTTCATGAACCTGTCGGGCAAGTCGGTGGCGGCGCTCGCGCGCTTCTTCAAGATCGCGCCCGAAGAAATCCTGGTGGTGCACGACGAGCTCGACGTGGTGCCCGGCCAGGCCAAGCTCAAGTTCGGCGGCAGCCATGCCGGCCACAACGGCCTGCGCGACATCCATGCGCAGCTCGGCACGGGCGACTACTGGCGGCTGCGCCTGGGCATCGGCCACCCCGGCGTGAAGTCCGAGGTCGTCAACTGGGTGCTCAAGAAGCCGCTCAAGGAACAACGCGAAGCGATCGAAGACGCCATCGTCCGTACGCTGCATGCCACACCCGCGCTGGTGGCGGGCGAGATGGAAAAAGCGACGTTGCTGATTCACACGAGCAAACCGCCCCGGCCCAAACCGCCGCGGAGGGAGCCCGGCGACGGGGGCACGCCTGCCGCCACCTAGCCGGCCATCGGAGCGCAGGAGGGAGAGAAATAAAAAATGAGTGAGAAGAGAAGAAAAAGAACGACAGCAGCAAGTGCCGCAAAAATCGGCATCGCTATGTTTTCAATAGCAGCCTACCTCTGTTCCACGGGTGCCTTGGCACAAAGCGGAACCACGGCATGGCGCTGCGGCAATGCTTATACCGACCAGCCCTGCGAAGGCGGCAAGGCGGTGCGGGCGAACGACAGCCGCAGTGCGCAAGACCGCCGCGATGCCGATGCGGGCACCCGCAACGCCAGGACCCAGGCCGACCAGATGGAGCGCAGCCGGCTGTCGCTGGAAAAGACAGCCTATGAACGCGACCAGCGGGCGGCCCGCGAGGCCCGCAGCGCGGCCATCGCCGAACGGCGG
This region includes:
- the mutM gene encoding bifunctional DNA-formamidopyrimidine glycosylase/DNA-(apurinic or apyrimidinic site) lyase; the encoded protein is MPELPEVEVTRRGIADRIAGARIDAVRIGKPLRWALMVLPEALVGRRVLQVRRRGKYLLIDLDRGILLLHLGMSGSLRFDAVLPPPGAHDHFDLVTDLGTLRLNDPRRFGAVVYVENEDAPWAIKLLGGLGMEPLGEDFDLDVFHAGLKKRKTAVKQVLLAGDVVVGVGNIYASEALFQAGIRPTLSAARISRPRAAKLHAAVREILARAVEKGGSTLRDFSNIDGQNGYFQLEATVYGRAGEPCRVCATPIRLLRQGQRSTYYCPNCQK
- a CDS encoding tetratricopeptide repeat protein, which translates into the protein MNLPPRRHRLAAAASLVLLACAVHAQTNDPAAPDSPAPVIERSAPPKPAAKPRAVVAKAATAAEPTPQPSALTADLFYEILMGELTTRSGDPGSGYALVLDAARRLRDGKLFQRAVEIALQSRSGDAALAAARAWQETLPTSRDARRIELQILIALNRISETTDLLRAEVAATSQVERPLLMAVIARNYSRASDKKLAASVVEQALSDELKNPTTGALAWATVGRLRLNAGDASGALEAARRGQELDPSSDAPAALALEMIDPGQPLAEPIVTRYLNNNPKATPDLRIAYARVLVENRRFPDATAQLQALTAARPELAEPWLLLGSLQMQAKQDAAAEASLKRFIELSGNQSKDAGDVVDRRRSVSQAYFALSQLAERRKDFAAAERWLSRVTGTDEIVAAQTRRAALLARQGKLPQARELIRSLPERTADDKKQKFLAEVQLLRDAKQYQAAYDMLAQASAAAPDDADLVYDQAMVAERLNRLDDMERLLRRLIELKPDNQNAYNALGYSLADRKIRLDEARTLIQKAVQLAPDDPFIADSLGWVEFRLGNTNEAIRILEAAYTTRPDPEIGAHFGEVLWSSGQKDRAVTIWKESLLSDSENETLQETLKRLRVKP
- a CDS encoding lipoprotein insertase outer membrane protein LolB; this encodes MRLAGALAPQQIDHGRRVLLAAGGAALLLVAGCAQLSGGGASAPKTSDSWSGRMSLRIESEPVQTFAALFELRGSADSGDLTLTTPIGSTLAQLHWSPGEALLKDGNNTRRFDSVDALIEAATGAAIPVGALFGWLAGRNDPVPGWKPDLGQLANGRLAAVREAPSPRADLRIVFERS
- the ispE gene encoding 4-(cytidine 5'-diphospho)-2-C-methyl-D-erythritol kinase, coding for MKAIYDLSAPAKLNLFLHITGRRDDGYHLLQSVFMLIDWCDTLHVELRRDGQLSREDLTTELPADDLVIRAARALQAFAAPGQGAHIGVAKHVPAQAGMGGGSSDAATCLLALNRLWGLNLPLSRLAHIGLKLGADVPFFLGGRNAWVEGVGEQLTPVTLPAARFAVVKPPEGLDTRLIFSATDLERSTPVAIITGFAAESESLEATNLKNSVLGASVFDFGHNDLQPVAQRLCPAVTDAIEWLGAQGLKARMTGSGSSVFAKMPQAPQEAELLEAPRGWQVRKCSNLEVHPLWGWAT
- a CDS encoding ribose-phosphate pyrophosphokinase; translated protein: MQANHPDFMVFTGNANPGLAAEIAHNLGTSLGAARVGRFSDGEVTVEINQNVRARDVFVVQSTCAPTNENLMELLIMVDALKRASAERISAVIPYFGYARQDRRPRSSRVPISAKVVANLLETVGVERVLTMDLHADQIQGFFDIPVDNIYASPVLLGDLRAKNYEDLIVVSPDVGGVVRARALAKQLNCDLAIIDKRRPKANVSEVMNVIGEIDGRNCVIMDDMIDTAGTLVKAAEVLKERGAKSVYAYCTHPIFSGPAIERITQGSALDEVVVTNTIPLSDGANACGKIRQLSVAPLIAETIQRIAKGESVMSLFSDQDNLF
- a CDS encoding 50S ribosomal protein L25/general stress protein Ctc; this encodes MKFVAFERAKQGTGASRRLRISGKTPGIVYGGDTQPQLIEIDHNALWHALKKEAFHASVLEMEIGGAVSKVLLRDVQYHPFRQLVQHVDFQRVDAKTRMTMKVPVHFKGEEESEAVKIDLNLVNHVTTELELNCLPSDLPEFIEVDLSGLKKNGTVTLKDIKLPKGVKWVSHGKVNPVLASAVSPAAEEVDAPAEGAADAAAAAAPAGKGGKAPAAKTPAAKTAKK
- the pth gene encoding aminoacyl-tRNA hydrolase; amino-acid sequence: MIKLFVGLGNPGPEYEATRHNAGFWWIDALARDWKLNLVPERGYHGLAARANIGGQSIWLLEPQTFMNLSGKSVAALARFFKIAPEEILVVHDELDVVPGQAKLKFGGSHAGHNGLRDIHAQLGTGDYWRLRLGIGHPGVKSEVVNWVLKKPLKEQREAIEDAIVRTLHATPALVAGEMEKATLLIHTSKPPRPKPPRREPGDGGTPAAT